A region of the Stigmatopora nigra isolate UIUO_SnigA chromosome 10, RoL_Snig_1.1, whole genome shotgun sequence genome:
ATCTAATTGAGCATTGATTTGATATCTTTTGTAAAAGGGTCACTactattgttttcattttgtaccTAATACTTGGACGTGTCCCTCTTTTTGCACTGTAGTTTGCTGGTTTAATTATGCCAAAGCGGAAcaaatttttgtgtgtattctgCGCATGCACACCTGTCTGCAAATattgattcaaaaaatatatccacTTACCACAGGTGGCACAACTGTGTGGTTTCTCCCCACCGTGGCAGGCTTTGTGCTTCAAGAGTTTCCTGTGTGTGTTGAACGATTTTCCACACAGGTCACAAGTAAAAGTCTTGTCTGTGGCGTGTGTCCTTTTGTGTTCTTTGAGATTGCTCAAGTTGTTGAATCCTTACAAACATTAAAGAAGAATAAATTACACCATATAACTAAGTACAAAGTATTCCCATTCAATCTGCTCCTGTGGAAATGATGCCAATTGGAGAAGTTCAGAGGTATGACCTACCTCGACCGCATATGTCACATAGATGTGGCTTTTCTCCCGTGTGCACCACCTTGTGACGGTGGACATCCCCAGATGCAGTGAAGCTAGGTAGAGGTAGGCAATTTCACATCATACATGTAATAAATGATGTGAAAAAAGTGTTTGTATGACGCTATTTACCATTTGCCACACAATTCACAGATGTAGGGTTTCTCTCCAGAATGCCGCCGCAGGTGTGTCTGTAAATTTCCAGCCTCGgagcataaaaaaaaggaaatttattAAAACAAGTAAATGAAGAGGGCTAACTGCAATTTGCAATTTGAGGATTTTAAAATACCTGTGAAAAATTCTTCCCGCAAATGTTACATTCAAAGGGTTTCTCACCTGCAGAATGGTTATAACAATAAAATACTGTTAGAATTATAACACTGTATTAAGTTGCTTAGAGGCATTGCATTACCGGTATGTGAGCGTTTGTGCATCTCCAGGTTGCTTGGGTGTTTGAAGATTTTCCCACACACATTGCAGGAATATTTATGGCCCGTTGGCAGTAGTGCTTCGGGTACAGTCTGCAGTCTTTGCTCCTCTTGGTTTGTGGGTGGCGGCCTGAGAATTTCAGCATCTGGTAGTGTTTTAGGTGGGTCTTCCCTGACAGTAATGAGGTTTTCAACAGGAGATTCTTGAGTGGAAATATGGACGGCAGAATCTTCTTGATGAGTGCTTTTGGGGCAGATGAGGAGGGGCTCGCTGACTGATTCTGCAAACATTTCTTCTAAAGCCTTTTGCGAACGTAGGTAGTTGTATTTCTTTAGATACACTGTTTTCTTTGGGCGCATTGGGACATTGAGCATGGTGTCTGCGTGCTCAGAGCTGGGGGTGTTTAAACTATCTGAGGGTGTCAGTGCAGAAACGTGGCTTTTGTCAGCTGCCAAGGATGTGGAAGGGGGGGTGGCCTGAACTGCAGTTCCTGAGGATAAATGCGAGTTGTTGCCAGGCTGATTGAGTCCGAGCTCACACTGTGACTCCTCCACAACAACTGAAGGGCCTGGTCCTCGATTTGAGGCCTGAATTGCACTTTGTTTGAAGTACTGCTTACTGTTGAAATTGCGAAGCTTGTAAGCGTGTATTAACTGTTTTTCTATTGGTGGCAGGGAGCTGCTACCAGAGTCACTTGGGGTGCTGTTAGTCACAGGTAGAGGCATTCGTTTTGTTTGCTCCATGAAACTAGGTCTTGGTACTTCAGTGGGGCATTGGAGGTCCACATCATTAGGCAGGCTGCTTCCGAGGAGGCAGTCATGATCCGATGTCAACATGGCTGGTAGAGAAAATGATGGGATTTCCACTGGTGGGGGGCAAGGCTTGAGGAATGTGTTACACATGGTTAAGACGTTTGGAACTTGCAAACACTGAGCGATGTCAAGGAGTGCCTGTACATTATCTTGATTGATGTCAAGATGGGAGGTGTACATGTAGTCTAATATTTGGCCAATGCCACTCACATCCTGGATAACCAAATTGAAGACTTCATTTTTCTGACTGGGGGAATTCTGGAATAAAGATCTGAAGAAATAAAGAAGGAAAATTATTACAAGCAATCTGCACTTTACTCATATCTTAAGTAGGCCTGTGTTGTTAAGTATTGCACATGGACAAAAATAATCACGTATACTACATAAGAAAGTACAGGCACTTATAGAAGAggcaaacgtttttttttaacaacaacaaaactgctGTATAGTATAGTTACTTCTCCTCctactactatttttttgttaaatatcttGCAAATATTTGGCACGACTGCCATATAATTTCCTTGCACAACTAACTTTCTGATGCATATAGCACTAAAGCAATGAACGCGACATACCTGAAATAGGAGCTGAAGGCTGCCAGCACATTTTTGTGGGCTTTGAAGCAGACCCCTTTGACCACCAACATGCAATCGCACAGCATTCCCTGAATCCTCTGCTCTTGGAGCTGCTGGAGCAAGTAGGAGCTGTGGCTGGATTGTGTGTCCATGCTCACTCATCTGTAGAACCACTTGCTCATAAAACTAGCGGAAGTAAAGAAAACATACATTGTTAAGTCAAGGACTTGTATTACTCTAATGtataatacatatattaaaCCCCTATTGCATTGGCATCAGACATGACTGTAATAACAGCTTGTATTCTTCTACACACATAGATAGAAAAAGCTAGCATGCTAACTACAGATCTTAGCCACCAATTTAATTTGATATGCAATACACCACAAATTTAATTATATCTGACAAGACTGAAAAGCTAACTCAATATTTTTTCGctatttttggattaaaaatcaacatacatttgagggagttttcctcttttaTGATATTTAACTCACCACTCAACCAACGTTTCCTCGGTTCATCCTTAGGTTCGTAATTCTTGCTTCTTTATAAATAAAACGTCTGTCTTTTTTCGTTTTACATTAGAATTAAACATATAATGCACCCAGTGATGGTTATGGCGATTGTTGATGACACCGCCGGTTCAAATTGAGAAATCCCGGGGTCCGAAAGGTCGGAACCTATTTTCGTATTACGTGTACACTTACGGACGTTTGAAATGTTCGCAATTCTAGATTGCAGCATGTTTAAGAGTATGTAAAGGTATACAGTTAGATTTGGCGGACTATGGTaacactttttacttttataatCCGCCGCGGGTTATTTCATGCGTTTTGAATGTAGTTGATTACAACGTTTTGTTGTAAGTAACGTGATATACCTTTTTGGCTAAGACTTGTTCCCATCAGTGCATATACAATCGACGTTACCAGCCATTAACTAGGAAGAGAGTATATTGTAGTACTCGAAATTTAATCTACGTGTACGCAGACAAGGGAGTCGTTTAGGATGGTGTTTTTTACATGCAATTCTTGTGGCGAGTCCTTGAAGAAAGCCCATGTGGAAAACCACGTGTTCAAGTGCCGGAGCCGCCAGGTTTTTCTGTCTTGCATTGACTGTGGAAAAGAGTTCCGGTAAACATTAGTGTTTATTTACACTTGGCTTTTCATTGCGAAATACTCGTTAATGTTCTTGCTGTGGTGTTTTAAAGCGGTGAggagtataaattgcatttcCAATGCATCAGCGAAGACCAGAAGTATGGAGGAAAAGGCTATGaggcaaaagaaaagaaaacatgtgGGAAACAGGATAAATGGATCCAGGTGAAAGTCAACCTCTGCGCTGAATGTTATTGTTTGGTAATAGATATATTCACTCAAGGATCATCTGTTGTTTCAGAAAATCAAAGAAGCCTTCAACGACCCAGGAGTCAATCGGAAGGTGAAAAATGTGCTTAGGGATGTCATTGTCTTTGACAATGTTCCAAGAACAAAGTCAAAATTTCAGGTGGGTACAATTATTGGAATTTATATGTCAAAAGATGGGATGCTTCATTTGAATACCTttgtgtgaatagttgtcctgAGTATCAGGACTTTGCCAGTGGGATCTAATTGCTGTGAAATGTTCCATCAGAAATGGCTTGATCATAGTCTACGGGTTAACGACTCAAGTCTACAAGAAGAAATATGGACCATCCTCACCTCAACGTCTGAGATTGTAAGTGACGGTAAATGCCATAGTTTGCAAGTTTTCTTGAAGATATTTTCTCTCAATACTAATTACTTTATAATTTCATAGCCCGCTTCTGCACCCGAAGCTCCAAGTACTCCAAATGAAATTAATAGCGATAATAAAAAGCAGAAGGAGCATTCAGACAAGAAgcaaaaaaagttaagaaaacAAGAAGCCCATCAACAGGTAAATGGGGAAGTTCATTCAGAATCAAAAAAGACAGAAAGGCCAATAGTTGAGGAAGAACCAGtggccaaaaagaaaaagaaggaaaaaaagaaatcacgTGATCGTGAAGAAACTGAAAACGAGAACCATGAGCAAATGCccagcaacaaaataaaaagtaagtCACGCATAAGGGGCTACATAAATTCAATGTACAAATGCAGTGTTATATGTGTAGGAAACTACTAACATATACTGTTGCTTTATATTAGCAactttttttcaatcaattgAGTTTTTGCTTGATTATTTTTCCACAGCTGAGCGGAAAAACAAAGTTCCAAGTATTCCAAGTGAAATGAATAGTGATAATGAAAAGCAGAATGGGCATTCAAACAAGAAGCAAAAGAagtcaaaaaaacaagaagcccATCAACAGGTAAATGGGGAAGTTCATTCAGAatcaaaaaagacagaaatgccTATAGTTGAGGAAGAACCAGtggccaaaaagaaaaagaaggaaaaaaagaaatcacgTGATCGTGAAGAAACTGAAAACGAGAACCATGAGCAAATGCCcagcaagaaaataaaaagtaagtCATGCATAATGGGCTACATCAATTCAATGTACACATAGTGTTATATGTGTAGGAAACTACTAATATGTACTGTTGCTTTACATTAGCCACTTTGTATCAATCAATTGAGttcttgctttatttttttccccagctgAGCAGAAAAACAAAGTTCCAAGTATTCCAAGTGAAATTGATAGTGATAACGAAAAGCAGAATGGGCATTCAAACAAGAAGCAAAAGAagtcaaaaaaacaagaagcccATCAACAGGTAAATGGGGAAGTTCATTCAGAgtcaaaaaagacagaaatgccTATAGTTGAGGAAGAACCAGtggccaaaaagaaaaagaaggaaaaaaagagattaCGTGAATGTGAAGAAACTGTAAATGAGAACCATGAGCAAGTGCCCAGCAAGAAAGTAAAAAGTAAGTCATACATACTGGAATACATAAATTCAATGTACACATGGTGTTATATGTGGAGGAAACTACCAATATGTACAGTTTCTTTATATTAGCAACTTTGTATCAATCAATTGAGTTCTTTCTTGCttgatttttcccccccagcTGCCCAAACAGAGGAGGCCACTTTATCTGAGCAGAGTGATCCTTTAGCAGCTTCCAAAGGTATGTTCTTTATTTGACACAAGacgtcgtgtgtgtgtatgtgtatatatatgacaAGGAGGACTTTTTGTGACAGTTATATTGTACCTTATTTTCTGTACTACAATGTAcaccgtattataaggtgcaccttcaatgaatgacattttaaaactt
Encoded here:
- the zbtb49 gene encoding zinc finger and BTB domain-containing protein 49 isoform X1, with the protein product MDTQSSHSSYLLQQLQEQRIQGMLCDCMLVVKGVCFKAHKNVLAAFSSYFRSLFQNSPSQKNEVFNLVIQDVSGIGQILDYMYTSHLDINQDNVQALLDIAQCLQVPNVLTMCNTFLKPCPPPVEIPSFSLPAMLTSDHDCLLGSSLPNDVDLQCPTEVPRPSFMEQTKRMPLPVTNSTPSDSGSSSLPPIEKQLIHAYKLRNFNSKQYFKQSAIQASNRGPGPSVVVEESQCELGLNQPGNNSHLSSGTAVQATPPSTSLAADKSHVSALTPSDSLNTPSSEHADTMLNVPMRPKKTVYLKKYNYLRSQKALEEMFAESVSEPLLICPKSTHQEDSAVHISTQESPVENLITVREDPPKTLPDAEILRPPPTNQEEQRLQTVPEALLPTGHKYSCNVCGKIFKHPSNLEMHKRSHTGEKPFECNICGKNFSQAGNLQTHLRRHSGEKPYICELCGKCFTASGDVHRHKVVHTGEKPHLCDICGRGFNNLSNLKEHKRTHATDKTFTCDLCGKSFNTHRKLLKHKACHGGEKPHSCATCVFSTRAGKCFVGSGDLQRHVRSHTGEKPYRCSTCGKSFTRSAMLRKHSSMHCKGATADGAITDSSEQPLSSEAGLSLSKAVCQTDVINEQTYSALMPHGAPEKPSPHLVSPPAPHVESPPLGIQLSPASTPTSLPELRSLVPHHLLASSHQERSTALPGSDQMKLPKAHVSPEVEYGPYDENGPMGSEMGRGLLGKPYLPVQENYCPSRSNSGLHRSSEGNFISSVTLWGIAMKTLQNDNEMDQ
- the zbtb49 gene encoding zinc finger and BTB domain-containing protein 49 isoform X2, with protein sequence MDTQSSHSSYLLQQLQEQRIQGMLCDCMLVVKGVCFKAHKNVLAAFSSYFRSLFQNSPSQKNEVFNLVIQDVSGIGQILDYMYTSHLDINQDNVQALLDIAQCLQVPNVLTMCNTFLKPCPPPVEIPSFSLPAMLTSDHDCLLGSSLPNDVDLQCPTEVPRPSFMEQTKRMPLPVTNSTPSDSGSSSLPPIEKQLIHAYKLRNFNSKQYFKQSAIQASNRGPGPSVVVEESQCELGLNQPGNNSHLSSGTAVQATPPSTSLAADKSHVSALTPSDSLNTPSSEHADTMLNVPMRPKKTVYLKKYNYLRSQKALEEMFAESVSEPLLICPKSTHQEDSAVHISTQESPVENLITVREDPPKTLPDAEILRPPPTNQEEQRLQTVPEALLPTGHKYSCNVCGKIFKHPSNLEMHKRSHTGEKPFECNICGKNFSQAGNLQTHLRRHSGEKPYICELCGKCFTASGDVHRHKVVHTGEKPHLCDICGRGFNNLSNLKEHKRTHATDKTFTCDLCGKSFNTHRKLLKHKACHGGEKPHSCATCGKCFVGSGDLQRHVRSHTGEKPYRCSTCGKSFTRSAMLRKHSSMHCKGATADGAITDSSEQPLSSEAGLSLSKAVCQTDVINEQTYSALMPHGAPEKPSPHLVSPPAPHVESPPLGIQLSPASTPTSLPELRSLVPHHLLASSHQERSTALPGSDQMKLPKAHVSPEVEYGPYDENGPMGSEMGRGLLGKPYLPVQENYCPSRSNSGLHRSSEGNFISSVTLWGIAMKTLQNDNEMDQ
- the lyar gene encoding cell growth-regulating nucleolar protein isoform X2, translating into MVFFTCNSCGESLKKAHVENHVFKCRSRQVFLSCIDCGKEFRGEEYKLHFQCISEDQKYGGKGYEAKEKKTCGKQDKWIQKIKEAFNDPGVNRKVKNVLRDVIVFDNVPRTKSKFQKWLDHSLRVNDSSLQEEIWTILTSTSEIPASAPEAPSTPNEINSDNKKQKEHSDKKQKKLRKQEAHQQVNGEVHSESKKTERPIVEEEPVAKKKKKEKKKSRDREETENENHEQMPSNKIKTEQKNKVPSIPSEIDSDNEKQNGHSNKKQKKSKKQEAHQQVNGEVHSESKKTEMPIVEEEPVAKKKKKEKKRLRECEETVNENHEQVPSKKVKTAQTEEATLSEQSDPLAASKGIFKWKETIKAVLRSSPKQELGVKKLKKKVIAAYFSSADDGNCKTKEEALELFNKKINNNPKFKVSEDTVSLVI
- the lyar gene encoding cell growth-regulating nucleolar protein isoform X1 codes for the protein MVFFTCNSCGESLKKAHVENHVFKCRSRQVFLSCIDCGKEFRGEEYKLHFQCISEDQKYGGKGYEAKEKKTCGKQDKWIQKIKEAFNDPGVNRKVKNVLRDVIVFDNVPRTKSKFQKWLDHSLRVNDSSLQEEIWTILTSTSEIPASAPEAPSTPNEINSDNKKQKEHSDKKQKKLRKQEAHQQVNGEVHSESKKTERPIVEEEPVAKKKKKEKKKSRDREETENENHEQMPSNKIKTERKNKVPSIPSEMNSDNEKQNGHSNKKQKKSKKQEAHQQVNGEVHSESKKTEMPIVEEEPVAKKKKKEKKKSRDREETENENHEQMPSKKIKTEQKNKVPSIPSEIDSDNEKQNGHSNKKQKKSKKQEAHQQVNGEVHSESKKTEMPIVEEEPVAKKKKKEKKRLRECEETVNENHEQVPSKKVKTAQTEEATLSEQSDPLAASKGIFKWKETIKAVLRSSPKQELGVKKLKKKVIAAYFSSADDGNCKTKEEALELFNKKINNNPKFKVSEDTVSLVI